The Balnearium lithotrophicum genome includes a region encoding these proteins:
- a CDS encoding glycosyltransferase family 2 protein produces the protein MNLSVGILTFNSEKRIERVLESVKNFADEIVVVDSGSRDSTLDVLKRYNVKLFERKFDNFVNQKNFLLSKCSCDWVLFLDDDEVVSEELSKNIQKLKSEGTEFSGFFVNRLTNYLGRWIRHAWYPDWQLRLAKREKCKWMGNGVHETLKVKGKVGYLKGDLLHYSYDSLSQHLRKIDLYTTLYAEGAYKRGKRFSTFKLITSPVGSFLRRYFLKRGFLDGFEGFIVSVMASYYSFLKYLKLWEIEKLESSRRS, from the coding sequence TTGAATCTCTCTGTAGGTATTTTAACCTTCAATTCGGAAAAGAGAATAGAAAGGGTTTTGGAAAGTGTTAAAAATTTTGCGGACGAAATTGTTGTGGTTGATTCCGGTTCAAGGGATTCCACGTTAGATGTTTTAAAAAGGTACAATGTAAAGCTCTTTGAGAGAAAATTTGATAACTTTGTAAATCAAAAGAACTTTCTCCTTTCAAAGTGTAGTTGTGATTGGGTTCTATTCCTTGATGACGATGAGGTTGTGAGCGAGGAACTTTCAAAGAATATACAGAAGTTAAAATCTGAAGGAACGGAATTTTCCGGATTCTTTGTTAACAGGTTGACAAACTACCTCGGAAGGTGGATAAGACACGCCTGGTATCCAGATTGGCAGTTGAGACTTGCTAAAAGGGAAAAATGTAAGTGGATGGGTAATGGAGTTCACGAAACCCTCAAGGTCAAAGGAAAGGTTGGTTATCTAAAGGGTGACCTACTCCACTACTCCTACGATTCCCTCTCTCAACACTTGAGGAAGATAGACCTGTACACTACCCTCTATGCAGAAGGAGCCTACAAAAGGGGAAAGAGATTTTCAACGTTTAAATTGATAACATCTCCGGTCGGTTCCTTCTTAAGGAGGTACTTCCTTAAAAGGGGATTCTTAGACGGATTTGAAGGGTTTATCGTAAGCGTTATGGCATCTTACTACTCATTTTTGAAATACTTGAAACTCTGGGAGATTGAAAAACTTGAGAGCTCTCGTCGTTCTTGA
- the dnaN gene encoding DNA polymerase III subunit beta: MKVEVKRKDLSNALKKLLKTADLKGTIPILSCLLAELENGKLRLTTTNLEVTGWAEIPAKFQSEKGSFVFPIKRLEKIVSKAKGNSVVFEVRKGEEEREIIVDTGKTSFSFNEPHPVEEFPEISREFKPLLEMDTDTFLNISKKLLPFTSDDEAREILNSLYIEAKKDALHFIASNGHYLAWYRVDWEEPPDEEFQILIRRKVISLFKNFLSNSQSVEIGTFSDDAVGVRAGNYYLTWKTIEGTYPDWRAVVPEDNPNKVTFCRKTLLESIDEVSVLFEKDSFPCGKLEILKKELTLSAKELVDGKYQKAISKIEIDSNVSGEPATIGFNLNHLSTTLKTFSKETIKMLFNTSAISPVLFECSQEPELKVVVMPVKL; encoded by the coding sequence ATGAAAGTGGAGGTAAAAAGAAAAGACTTATCAAATGCCCTTAAGAAACTCCTCAAGACTGCTGACCTTAAAGGCACCATTCCTATTCTTTCCTGTTTACTTGCAGAACTTGAAAACGGAAAACTGAGACTTACTACAACTAATCTTGAAGTTACTGGATGGGCTGAAATACCTGCCAAGTTTCAAAGTGAAAAGGGAAGTTTTGTTTTTCCTATCAAGAGGTTAGAGAAAATAGTTTCGAAAGCGAAAGGCAATTCAGTTGTATTTGAGGTAAGAAAGGGTGAAGAAGAACGGGAAATAATTGTGGACACAGGCAAAACTTCTTTCTCCTTTAATGAACCTCACCCTGTAGAGGAATTTCCTGAAATCTCCAGAGAATTTAAACCTTTATTAGAAATGGATACAGATACATTTCTTAATATCAGCAAAAAGCTCTTGCCCTTTACTTCCGATGATGAAGCAAGAGAGATTCTTAATTCTCTATATATTGAAGCCAAGAAGGATGCTCTTCATTTTATAGCCTCCAATGGACATTATTTAGCATGGTATAGAGTAGACTGGGAAGAACCTCCAGATGAAGAGTTTCAAATATTAATAAGGCGTAAAGTAATATCTCTTTTCAAAAATTTCCTTTCTAATTCACAGTCTGTTGAAATAGGCACCTTTTCAGACGATGCAGTCGGTGTAAGGGCTGGAAACTACTATTTAACTTGGAAGACCATAGAAGGTACATATCCAGATTGGAGAGCGGTTGTTCCAGAGGATAATCCAAATAAGGTTACTTTTTGTCGTAAAACTCTTCTTGAATCAATCGATGAGGTTTCTGTTCTATTTGAAAAAGATTCATTTCCTTGTGGAAAGTTGGAAATACTTAAAAAAGAATTAACCTTGTCTGCTAAAGAACTTGTTGATGGAAAATATCAAAAGGCAATTTCTAAGATAGAAATTGACTCTAACGTGTCAGGGGAACCTGCAACAATAGGATTTAATCTTAACCACCTATCTACAACTCTTAAAACTTTCTCTAAGGAAACCATAAAAATGCTATTTAATACCTCTGCAATCTCCCCAGTTCTCTTTGAATGTTCCCAAGAGCCCGAACTTAAAGTAGTTGTAATGCCTGTAAAACTTTAG
- a CDS encoding ATP-binding protein — translation MSYRETIDAGDGKFFMKDWLFRKFKGKIKSRTEEEIEKWETQQKFIKTFRPMLEQARLTKFNFSKYIQKREAKNVPEPKAMRIIREWSKTNKRILILSSPPGTGKTFASAFYLYCAWKTAFKHGFENWSIFFVKEQELFGPLGFKGDLKEAVIEYLKSAQLLVVDDFGQVIPNDERKIEEMRIFYEGLFDKRRIMKPVEGLKVPRLILTTNLSREEIENLPYISRRVWSRISSITIFRQFTDRDYRKLGFPDFLPSEPKLY, via the coding sequence ATGAGTTATAGAGAGACAATTGATGCTGGAGATGGAAAATTTTTTATGAAAGACTGGTTATTTAGAAAGTTTAAAGGAAAAATTAAGAGTAGAACAGAGGAAGAAATAGAAAAGTGGGAAACTCAACAAAAATTTATAAAAACCTTCCGTCCTATGTTAGAGCAAGCAAGGCTTACAAAATTTAATTTTAGCAAATACATCCAAAAGAGAGAAGCTAAAAACGTTCCTGAACCTAAAGCCATGAGAATAATAAGGGAATGGAGTAAAACTAATAAAAGAATTTTGATACTTTCCTCTCCTCCTGGAACAGGAAAGACGTTTGCATCTGCATTTTACCTTTACTGTGCATGGAAAACGGCTTTTAAACACGGATTTGAGAACTGGAGTATATTCTTTGTTAAGGAACAGGAGTTATTTGGTCCTCTTGGTTTTAAAGGGGATTTAAAAGAAGCGGTTATAGAATATCTCAAAAGTGCTCAACTCTTGGTAGTTGATGACTTTGGACAGGTAATTCCAAATGATGAGAGAAAAATAGAAGAAATGAGAATATTCTATGAGGGGCTTTTTGATAAAAGAAGGATAATGAAACCTGTAGAAGGATTAAAAGTCCCCCGACTTATTTTAACGACCAACCTCTCTCGTGAAGAGATAGAAAATCTTCCTTACATTAGTAGGAGGGTATGGTCCAGGATTTCTTCTATAACTATTTTTCGCCAGTTTACAGACAGAGATTACCGCAAATTAGGTTTTCCAGATTTCTTACCTTCAGAACCTAAGCTTTATTGA
- a CDS encoding Holliday junction resolvase RecU: protein MYLERIVDVSIEYYKEQGVCVIDKIPTPIKVSRHIRGSLYEAFFLKKSTVDYVGILRGGRGIAFDAKSTTAKKFSWKKLVKKHQRKYLKSFQDLGGLSFILLHFDWVGEWDNFYFIPFDFLLQTKGSLVPKDLEEFEVEYDMKIGVLRFLDGIGELDKRVT, encoded by the coding sequence ATGTACCTTGAAAGAATAGTTGATGTATCGATTGAATACTATAAGGAGCAGGGAGTTTGTGTTATAGATAAGATACCTACACCGATAAAGGTTTCCCGTCATATAAGGGGTTCCTTGTATGAAGCTTTTTTCCTAAAGAAAAGTACGGTGGATTACGTTGGAATCCTCAGAGGAGGGAGAGGAATAGCTTTTGATGCTAAGTCAACAACTGCGAAAAAGTTTAGCTGGAAGAAGTTAGTTAAAAAGCATCAGAGAAAATACCTGAAAAGTTTTCAGGATTTAGGAGGTCTTTCTTTTATTCTTCTTCATTTTGACTGGGTGGGCGAATGGGACAACTTCTATTTTATTCCTTTTGACTTTCTACTGCAGACGAAAGGTTCTTTAGTTCCAAAAGATTTAGAGGAATTTGAAGTAGAATATGATATGAAAATAGGAGTTCTTAGATTTCTGGATGGGATAGGTGAACTGGATAAAAGAGTTACTTAA
- the ispE gene encoding 4-(cytidine 5'-diphospho)-2-C-methyl-D-erythritol kinase, translating to MRLIVPSPAKINLSLWIKGKRPDGYHEIVTVMHTINLFDVLSFHPSDRFELEIVGNDTLPLNKGNLIVKAANIFKEATGIKPKVGIRLKKRIPVGAGLGGGSSNAASTLKGLNEIYGNPLSEKELYQLAAQIGSDVPFFIKGGLALAYGRGEKIRNYNPVNFKLLLVYPNFQCSTAEVYQNLPPIKRDISPEDAEKFVISPLVSGKIEEAINNMVNDLELSRAPCIEGVKKVKKVLENIGLKPLMSGSGSSVFAILTGSISDLTPLKNSGWWYKFLSAV from the coding sequence ATGAGATTAATAGTGCCGTCACCTGCAAAAATCAATTTGTCCTTATGGATTAAAGGAAAGAGACCAGACGGATACCACGAAATTGTTACTGTTATGCACACGATAAATCTATTTGATGTTCTTAGTTTCCATCCATCAGACAGGTTTGAGCTTGAAATTGTCGGAAACGACACTCTTCCCTTAAATAAAGGAAATCTAATAGTAAAAGCTGCCAATATTTTCAAAGAAGCAACAGGGATTAAACCCAAGGTAGGAATAAGGCTTAAAAAGAGAATACCTGTTGGAGCAGGGCTTGGAGGAGGAAGTTCAAACGCCGCTTCAACACTGAAGGGGCTTAATGAAATTTACGGAAATCCACTATCTGAAAAGGAACTCTATCAGTTAGCTGCTCAAATCGGTAGTGATGTTCCTTTCTTCATAAAGGGTGGACTAGCACTGGCCTATGGAAGGGGAGAGAAGATTCGAAACTACAACCCGGTAAATTTTAAGCTCTTGCTGGTTTACCCTAACTTTCAATGTTCAACAGCTGAGGTGTATCAGAATCTCCCTCCAATCAAGAGAGATATATCACCAGAGGATGCCGAAAAATTTGTTATATCTCCTTTAGTATCCGGAAAAATAGAAGAGGCTATAAACAATATGGTAAATGACCTTGAACTGAGCAGAGCTCCCTGTATAGAAGGTGTTAAGAAAGTTAAAAAAGTTTTAGAAAACATAGGCCTTAAACCCCTAATGAGTGGAAGTGGTTCTTCAGTTTTTGCCATTTTGACTGGTAGTATTTCTGACTTGACCCCCTTGAAAAATAGTGGCTGGTGGTATAAATTTCTCTCCGCAGTATAG
- a CDS encoding LexA family protein, with protein MSELGKRIKKLREERGLSRLQLAKELIEKGFVNYDSVESLNQYLYMIEKGKRNPKDETLKPIADYFGVPLQWLKGEVIYIPIIGETQAGNFGGYIDSNVEEYLPLPSFIVSIPDAEIRTFFMRVEGNSMYPEFKPGDLVHLADPSFYPPENGDDVVVIKGGDATLKKYYAEEDKIRLVPVNDDYEPIELPLEESDDIMIFKVIGFYRKNR; from the coding sequence TTGAGCGAATTAGGAAAAAGAATAAAAAAATTGAGAGAAGAAAGAGGTCTTTCACGTTTGCAGCTTGCTAAGGAACTGATAGAAAAGGGGTTTGTAAATTATGATTCCGTGGAATCCCTTAATCAATATTTATATATGATAGAAAAAGGTAAAAGAAACCCTAAAGATGAAACCTTAAAGCCAATAGCAGACTATTTTGGAGTACCCCTCCAGTGGCTAAAAGGGGAAGTAATTTACATTCCAATAATTGGAGAAACACAGGCTGGAAACTTTGGAGGATATATCGATAGTAATGTAGAGGAATATTTACCTCTACCATCTTTTATAGTCTCTATTCCAGATGCTGAAATTCGTACCTTTTTTATGAGAGTTGAAGGTAATAGCATGTATCCAGAATTTAAACCTGGAGATTTAGTTCACCTTGCAGACCCTTCTTTTTATCCTCCAGAGAATGGGGATGATGTTGTAGTTATTAAGGGCGGAGATGCCACTTTAAAGAAATATTATGCAGAAGAAGATAAAATCAGACTTGTTCCTGTAAATGACGATTACGAGCCAATAGAGTTACCTTTAGAAGAGTCTGACGACATAATGATATTTAAGGTAATAGGCTTTTATAGGAAAAACCGTTGA
- a CDS encoding polysaccharide deacetylase family protein: protein MNVVFFLHRVYPERGKDDLNLKNFIRALKLIKSRFRIVPLDALVEEGSNERRAAITFDDGYTDNFVYAYPILKKLGIPAHIFITSGRILEGGVRRNLEDYWNGKVSFKELFKPKSMFDGHLEFVKYSKSQEFLSWEELDRMRDVFSFGAHGEFHFSIPQSGEIIDFYDGRNFHWNVLLYSKEPFIGLPKFRTRSSLYGRKFEPSKELLEFCREFKKEGNWKEELKKRIEREVKNLGRLESENEARERIRRELTYSKEEIERNLSTRVSTFSWPFGHYSKLSKEVASDVYKFIFTTKRGFFSKETDIKEIPRVPLGKDIFTILGRILTFSTGVGFKIYKTFRRNKAV from the coding sequence TTGAATGTAGTATTCTTCCTTCACAGAGTTTATCCTGAAAGGGGTAAGGACGACCTAAATCTCAAAAATTTCATCAGAGCTCTAAAGCTGATAAAGAGTAGATTCAGAATAGTTCCTTTGGATGCTTTAGTTGAGGAAGGGTCAAACGAAAGGAGGGCGGCAATAACGTTTGATGATGGCTATACAGACAATTTTGTTTACGCCTATCCTATTTTGAAAAAGCTTGGTATTCCGGCTCACATTTTTATAACCTCTGGAAGAATTTTGGAAGGGGGAGTTAGAAGAAACTTGGAGGATTACTGGAACGGAAAAGTCTCATTCAAGGAGCTCTTTAAGCCAAAATCAATGTTTGATGGCCATTTGGAGTTCGTTAAGTACTCTAAATCTCAGGAATTCCTCTCCTGGGAAGAACTTGACAGGATGAGGGACGTTTTCTCCTTTGGAGCTCACGGAGAGTTTCACTTCTCAATTCCTCAATCAGGTGAAATTATCGACTTTTACGACGGAAGGAACTTTCACTGGAACGTGCTCCTCTATTCAAAGGAACCCTTTATAGGCCTTCCAAAGTTTAGAACGAGGAGCTCCCTCTACGGGAGGAAGTTTGAACCGAGCAAGGAGCTCCTTGAATTCTGCAGGGAGTTCAAAAAGGAGGGCAACTGGAAGGAGGAATTAAAGAAGAGAATAGAGAGGGAAGTGAAGAATCTGGGAAGACTCGAGAGTGAGAACGAGGCAAGAGAGAGAATAAGGAGAGAGTTGACTTACAGCAAGGAGGAAATTGAGAGAAACTTGTCTACAAGGGTGTCTACCTTCTCATGGCCCTTTGGACACTATTCAAAATTAAGTAAGGAAGTAGCTTCCGACGTATACAAGTTCATATTTACTACGAAGAGGGGCTTTTTTTCAAAGGAAACTGACATCAAGGAAATTCCGAGAGTTCCTTTAGGAAAGGATATATTCACAATTCTCGGTAGGATTTTAACGTTTTCTACAGGTGTAGGTTTCAAAATTTATAAGACATTTAGGAGGAATAAGGCAGTTTGA
- a CDS encoding glycosyltransferase family 4 protein yields the protein MKNLRALVVLDERWNSALTDLGFKVALSLSRECNVSIAAIRDFPAWRRAKKEGIPLLEIADPRKGLSLKPFLTFKRSLEKFKPNLVVTIRGDEMLFGALLKKSFGYRLFRIHGNARGVRNSLLNRFIHRKFVDGVIVSTKKFINSVISSVPKLTIHGIVDTNMFSFSESGKRAFRKRLKVGERKLIGVVGRLDPVKGHRLLLRAISKLRRDDFVLAVVGEEKNTKLSELKELSKKLNISDRVIFIGNRIERISDFMSACDLAVVPSVGSEVVVRAPLEFMACKTAVVSTNVGALPEVIRPPFGVAVEPDEKKLSSAINRFLDVDLEKLGELAREVAVEKYSFSSLSPVINSFILDRV from the coding sequence TTGAAAAACTTGAGAGCTCTCGTCGTTCTTGACGAAAGGTGGAACAGTGCACTCACGGACCTTGGATTTAAGGTAGCGCTTTCCCTGTCGAGGGAGTGTAACGTTTCAATAGCAGCCATAAGGGACTTTCCTGCCTGGAGGAGGGCAAAGAAGGAGGGAATTCCTCTACTTGAAATAGCGGACCCAAGGAAGGGGCTTTCACTAAAGCCCTTTTTGACCTTTAAAAGGAGCTTAGAGAAGTTTAAGCCCAACCTCGTTGTTACCATTAGAGGAGATGAGATGCTCTTTGGAGCTCTCCTTAAAAAAAGTTTTGGATATAGGCTCTTCAGAATTCACGGAAATGCAAGGGGAGTTAGAAATTCCCTATTAAACAGATTCATACACAGGAAATTTGTGGATGGGGTCATTGTCTCAACTAAAAAGTTTATAAATTCTGTTATCTCAAGTGTTCCAAAACTGACAATTCACGGAATTGTTGATACAAATATGTTTTCATTTTCTGAGTCGGGAAAGAGGGCTTTTAGGAAAAGGTTGAAGGTAGGAGAGAGAAAGCTGATTGGGGTCGTAGGAAGGTTGGATCCTGTAAAGGGGCACAGACTTCTCCTTAGGGCCATTTCTAAATTGAGGAGGGACGACTTTGTTTTAGCCGTTGTTGGAGAGGAAAAGAACACAAAACTTTCAGAGTTAAAGGAGCTCTCCAAAAAGTTAAATATCTCAGATAGGGTCATCTTCATAGGGAATAGGATAGAAAGGATATCCGACTTTATGTCTGCATGTGACCTGGCAGTTGTTCCCTCTGTTGGTTCAGAGGTTGTAGTGAGAGCTCCATTGGAGTTTATGGCCTGTAAAACTGCGGTTGTTTCAACGAATGTAGGGGCTCTACCGGAGGTAATCCGCCCTCCCTTTGGAGTGGCTGTTGAACCAGACGAGAAAAAATTGTCAAGTGCTATAAACAGATTTTTGGACGTGGATTTAGAAAAATTGGGAGAGTTGGCCAGGGAGGTAGCCGTTGAAAAGTACTCCTTTTCTTCTCTCAGTCCTGTTATTAATTCTTTCATCCTTGACAGGGTGTAG
- a CDS encoding ParB/RepB/Spo0J family partition protein, with protein MVKIENKGRVKDKIKVRISDNNSSITRLIKPKTLKILRERKDSLSLPDVEEVIFQLEGEKEGLREIPLSLIEFPEFDVPKNFLESVEKYGILEPPLVSPAGNGKYKVIAGRRRLNAARILGFEKVKCIVKENGDNPVLTLVENFHRADNPALEAELIAKLIEERNLKKSEVARLLNVSNSHITKRLKLLNLIPEIFEKLKRFEINITVARELAKLFPDDQKEYLQNPESKWTVEDVEKFVRQKKIEKSAKVALEEARVRLPDVKLPMENVLNPQAISSEIPENTFSNTEPFPTVETQDNKSLMKDMKEIQNIANAIKILANGNEALIRNASKLLKIVSKYLNQTVEVER; from the coding sequence ATGGTGAAGATAGAAAACAAGGGAAGAGTAAAGGACAAAATAAAAGTTAGGATTTCTGATAACAATAGCTCTATTACCAGATTGATAAAACCTAAAACTCTTAAAATACTACGGGAGAGGAAGGATAGCCTCTCCCTTCCCGATGTAGAGGAAGTTATTTTCCAGCTTGAGGGAGAGAAAGAAGGGCTTAGAGAAATTCCCCTTTCTCTTATTGAGTTCCCAGAATTTGATGTCCCTAAAAACTTTCTTGAAAGCGTTGAGAAGTACGGAATTCTTGAACCGCCGTTAGTTTCTCCTGCAGGAAATGGAAAGTACAAAGTTATAGCTGGTAGGAGAAGGTTAAATGCTGCAAGGATTTTGGGTTTTGAAAAAGTTAAGTGTATCGTTAAAGAGAACGGGGATAATCCAGTGCTTACTCTTGTTGAAAACTTTCATAGAGCCGATAACCCTGCCCTTGAAGCTGAGCTAATCGCTAAACTTATAGAGGAAAGAAACCTAAAGAAAAGCGAAGTTGCAAGGCTTTTAAACGTCTCAAATTCACACATAACTAAAAGATTGAAACTGCTGAATCTTATTCCTGAAATATTTGAGAAACTTAAGAGATTTGAAATTAACATTACAGTTGCCCGCGAACTTGCAAAACTTTTTCCAGACGACCAAAAAGAGTATCTCCAGAATCCTGAAAGCAAATGGACAGTTGAGGATGTTGAGAAGTTCGTAAGACAAAAGAAGATAGAAAAGAGTGCTAAGGTAGCCCTTGAAGAAGCAAGAGTAAGGTTGCCTGATGTTAAACTTCCTATGGAGAACGTGTTAAATCCTCAAGCTATTTCCTCTGAAATTCCAGAAAATACATTTTCCAATACTGAACCCTTCCCGACCGTTGAAACTCAAGATAACAAAAGCTTAATGAAGGATATGAAAGAAATCCAAAACATCGCCAATGCTATAAAAATCCTTGCCAACGGTAATGAAGCTCTAATAAGGAATGCAAGTAAATTGCTTAAGATAGTTTCTAAATACCTAAACCAAACCGTGGAGGTGGAAAGATGA
- a CDS encoding helix-turn-helix domain-containing protein — MGGEIIELRDSRRKHFFTVDNEIFDLNLSVYSLAVYFYLCRCAGDKSYAFPSLSNLQKALSISKDRLLKSLKELEGKNIIRREHRIGEKGNYQSTVYVLLDKSVWKKDSPSNGQGVVRQADKGRSSDEQRVVRETDKGCSSDGHKEKTNKKTHIEEKTEREISTPSLEEKEPSPKKEGKEKLEQAGGGEIFDAVKNQPATRKAIKSHSKYISPYAKRIVEVFKHHYMDKFACPPAIYPKAIENLERQLSFLSETEKAAFVEKALEVIPDYLNSDDYFIKHKVNYSFSGFVSQLPKLIHSSSSKKKEIGIKWKQVDTDPDIGGECYEL, encoded by the coding sequence ATGGGTGGAGAAATTATTGAACTGAGAGATAGCAGGAGAAAACATTTTTTTACAGTGGATAATGAAATATTTGACTTGAACCTTAGTGTCTATTCTTTAGCCGTTTATTTCTATTTATGCCGTTGTGCAGGTGATAAATCTTATGCTTTCCCTTCTTTAAGCAATCTACAAAAAGCACTTTCAATCAGCAAAGATAGGCTTCTTAAAAGCCTAAAGGAGCTTGAAGGGAAGAACATAATTCGTCGAGAACATAGAATAGGAGAAAAAGGGAACTACCAAAGTACGGTTTACGTACTACTTGATAAATCAGTTTGGAAGAAAGATAGTCCGTCTAACGGACAAGGGGTTGTCCGCCAAGCAGACAAGGGTAGGTCGTCAGACGAACAAAGGGTAGTCCGTGAGACAGACAAGGGTTGTTCGTCAGACGGACATAAAGAAAAAACAAATAAGAAAACTCATATAGAAGAAAAAACAGAGAGAGAAATAAGCACTCCTTCGCTTGAAGAAAAAGAACCTTCTCCTAAAAAAGAAGGGAAAGAAAAATTAGAGCAAGCTGGCGGCGGCGAAATTTTTGACGCCGTCAAAAATCAACCTGCAACGAGAAAAGCAATTAAATCGCACTCAAAGTATATTTCACCTTACGCCAAGAGAATAGTAGAGGTTTTTAAACACCACTATATGGATAAATTTGCCTGTCCTCCAGCTATTTATCCAAAAGCAATAGAAAACTTAGAGAGACAACTTTCGTTTCTAAGTGAAACTGAAAAAGCAGCTTTTGTTGAAAAGGCATTAGAAGTAATTCCCGATTACTTAAATAGCGATGATTACTTTATAAAGCACAAAGTTAACTACTCATTCTCAGGATTTGTTTCACAACTACCTAAGCTAATACATTCCAGCTCCAGTAAGAAAAAAGAAATAGGAATCAAATGGAAACAAGTAGACACTGACCCTGATATAGGAGGAGAATGTTATGAGTTATAG
- a CDS encoding DUF5131 family protein, whose protein sequence is MSTKIDWCDEVWNPVWGCLHGCPFCYARKFARRFYRNIAKSNNLSPKDTKRLKNFQPVFLPKNFARKFSKGEGIIFVNSMSDIVFWKRDWIEKVFERIEQEQDKIFLFLSKNPKSYKKFPEIIPENVWIGVSATNNLELTERTKVLLKAISKFPEVKLFISLEPLLKSIRDLDYLQYYKWVIVGPLTGRKYHPFYQFSNSWIKPIKEFCKKKRIAFFTKDAAKRFGIELIKEFPF, encoded by the coding sequence ATGTCAACTAAAATAGACTGGTGTGATGAAGTATGGAATCCAGTATGGGGTTGTCTTCATGGTTGCCCTTTCTGCTATGCAAGGAAATTTGCAAGGAGATTTTACAGAAACATAGCAAAGAGTAACAATCTTTCTCCGAAGGATACAAAAAGGTTAAAGAACTTTCAGCCCGTGTTCTTGCCAAAGAATTTTGCTCGCAAATTCTCAAAAGGAGAAGGGATAATCTTTGTAAATTCTATGAGCGACATAGTATTTTGGAAGCGAGATTGGATTGAAAAAGTCTTTGAAAGAATAGAGCAGGAGCAAGATAAAATATTTTTATTTCTCTCTAAAAATCCCAAAAGTTATAAGAAATTTCCTGAAATTATTCCTGAAAATGTTTGGATTGGAGTATCTGCAACTAATAATCTGGAGCTCACAGAGCGAACAAAAGTACTCTTAAAAGCTATCTCCAAATTTCCCGAAGTTAAACTGTTTATTTCGTTAGAACCACTTCTAAAGTCGATAAGAGATTTAGACTACCTGCAATACTACAAATGGGTAATAGTAGGACCTCTAACCGGAAGGAAATACCATCCTTTCTATCAGTTCTCTAATTCCTGGATAAAACCCATAAAGGAGTTCTGCAAGAAGAAAAGAATTGCCTTTTTTACTAAGGATGCTGCTAAAAGATTTGGAATTGAATTGATAAAAGAATTTCCGTTTTAG
- a CDS encoding type II toxin-antitoxin system RelB/DinJ family antitoxin: MEKEKIEMEKFIKLLSNRTKNLNFRVNPKLKKLFEETCQKEGLTVSDCLNYLMLKYIQEKNGIKD; this comes from the coding sequence ATGGAAAAAGAAAAAATAGAAATGGAAAAGTTCATTAAGCTTCTCTCCAATAGAACAAAAAACCTCAATTTTCGCGTTAACCCCAAGTTAAAAAAATTATTTGAAGAAACCTGCCAAAAGGAAGGGTTAACTGTTTCTGATTGCCTTAATTATTTAATGTTGAAGTACATTCAAGAAAAAAATGGTATTAAAGACTGA
- a CDS encoding sigma-70 family RNA polymerase sigma factor, with translation MNWIKELLNNAIELPENQKANLVLKAKEGDKKSKEKLLLSDIKLIYKFACEICQYIENFEHLEDAVQFLIEIYLKTLLSYSKDKGTKFSTYVYQALIWGKQEYIRRNRSLFNTEKNHDEALDKKTLSIDSPIYDDSFSLLEVIPAKDELGNLVDEIAYEQMKEKIFRELSKKNEKLALVVLRRLEGKTLKEIGLELGCTKQRVNQILKENSAFLREICMKYL, from the coding sequence GTGAACTGGATAAAAGAGTTACTTAACAATGCAATTGAATTGCCTGAAAATCAAAAAGCCAATTTAGTTTTAAAAGCCAAAGAAGGAGATAAAAAATCTAAAGAGAAATTGTTGCTATCTGATATAAAACTTATCTACAAGTTCGCTTGTGAAATCTGCCAGTATATTGAGAACTTTGAACACCTTGAGGATGCCGTTCAATTTCTTATAGAAATTTACCTCAAAACTCTACTTTCATATTCAAAAGATAAAGGAACCAAATTTTCAACATATGTTTATCAAGCTCTAATCTGGGGCAAACAGGAGTATATCCGTCGAAATCGAAGCCTTTTTAACACTGAAAAGAACCATGATGAAGCTTTAGACAAAAAAACGTTAAGTATAGATTCACCTATCTATGATGACAGTTTTTCCTTACTGGAGGTAATACCTGCAAAAGATGAACTTGGAAACTTAGTTGATGAAATAGCTTACGAACAGATGAAGGAAAAAATCTTTAGAGAACTTTCTAAGAAGAATGAAAAGCTTGCTCTTGTCGTTTTAAGGAGGTTGGAGGGAAAAACTTTAAAAGAAATAGGCTTAGAACTTGGATGTACTAAACAAAGAGTTAACCAAATTCTTAAGGAAAATTCAGCCTTTTTAAGGGAAATTTGCATGAAGTACCTCTAA